A section of the Polyodon spathula isolate WHYD16114869_AA chromosome 29, ASM1765450v1, whole genome shotgun sequence genome encodes:
- the LOC121302127 gene encoding serine/threonine-protein phosphatase PP1-alpha catalytic subunit-like: MAAAETEKLNIDSIISRLLEERVLLSLSLSLSPSLSLSPLSLPSLSGDIHGQYHDLLRLFEYGGFPPESNYLFLGDYVDRGKQSLETICLLLAYKVKYPENFFLLRGNHECASINRIYGFYDECKRRYNIKLWKTFTDCFNCLPIAAIIDEKIFCCHGGLSPDLQSMEQIRRVMRPTDVPDQGLLCDLLWSDPDKDVQGWGENDRGVSFTFGSEVVAKFLHKHDLDLICRAHQVVEDGYEFFAKRQLVTLFSAPNYCGEFDNAGAMMSVDETLMCSFQILKPADKNKPKYGGQFSGYNPSGRPVTPPRNTPKQKK, from the exons AGAgagtgctcctctctctctctctctctctctccccatctctctctctctcacccctgtccctcccctctctctcaggtGATATTCACGGTCAGTATCATGATCTCCTGCGTCTCTTTGAGTACGGTGGTTTCCCCCCCGAGAGTAACTACCTCTTCCTGGGGGATTACGTGGACCGGGGGAAGCAGTCCCTCGAAACCATCTGCCTCCTGCTGGCCTACAAGGTGAAGTACCCCGAGAACTTCTTCCTGCTGCGCGGGAACCACGAGTGCGCCTCGATAAACCGGATCTACGGCTTCTACGACGAGT GTAAGAGACGCTACAACATCAAGCTGTGGAAAACCTTCACTGACTGTTTCAACTGCCTGCCCATCGCAGCCATCATCGACGAGAAGATCTTCTGCTGTCACgggg GTCTCTCTCCAGATCTCCAGTCCATGGAGCAGATCCGGAGAGTGATGCGTCCCACGGACGTCCCGGATCAGGGGCTGCTGTGTGACCTTCTGTGGTCGGACCCCGACAAAGACGTGCAGGGCTGGGGGGAGAATGACCGGGGCGTGTCCTTCACCTTCGGCTCGGAGGTTGTGGCCAAATTCCTGCACAAGCACGACCTCGATCTCATCTGCAGGGCGCACCAG GTCGTGGAGGACGGCTACGAGTTCTTCGCGAAGCGGCAGCTGGTCACCCTCTTCTCGGCGCCCAACTACTGCGGCGAGTTTGACAACGCTGGCGCCATGATGAGCGTGGACGAGACTCTGATGTGCTCCTTCCag ATTTTGAAGCCCGCAGACAAAAACAAGCCGAAGTACGGGGGTCAGTTTAGCGGCTATAACCCGTCGGGCCGGCCGGTCACCCCCCCGCGCAACACCCCCAAGCAGAAGAAATAA
- the tmem109 gene encoding transmembrane protein 109 produces MFPAAASLTPDRKLLSSLVLLAILSAPTSGFFFSSEPVQEPKKPGSLSTVRLFVSESLAEARRSLDSWLGREVVETSLGYFQNVVFTVSEGAATGLNVLVKLISELLTALGVEDRHSLARLQFTHQEVATVLIWTLAALIGYWLLSLALRLVGCVVRRVLWLIKLAAFSGTFLLIVRRVEDSYQRGALVLGLVLLAVLLGGFRGSAGETSAARLEGLEQRVAELNRKVNSQSKRIRKEEN; encoded by the exons ATGTTCCCCGCCGCAGCCTCTCTCACGCCGGACCGAAAACTCCTCTCGTCTCTGGTTCTGTTAGCGATTTTATCGGCTCCGACTTCGGGTTTCTTTTTTAGTTCGGAACCCGTTCAAGAACCGAAGAAGCCCGGGTCCCTCTCCACGGTCCGGCTGTTCGTCTCCGAGAGTTTGGCTGAAGCACGCCGCAGCTTGGACTCCTGGCTCGGCCGAGAAGTCGTGGAGACCTCGCTGGGG TATTTTCAGAATGTCGTGTTCACCGTTTCTGAGGGAGCGGCAACCGGACTAAATGTTCTTGTGAAACTCATCAGCGAGCTACTCACTGCGCTGGGGGTCGAGG atcgtCACTCGCTGGCTCGCTTGCAGTTCACCCACCAGGAGGTTGCCACAGTGCTGATCTGGACCCTGGCCGCTCTGATTGGCTACTGGCTGCTCTCCCTGGCGCTGCGATTGGTGGGCTGTGTGGTGAGGCGGGtcctgtggctaatcaagctcgctGCTTTCTCCGGCACCTTCCTCCTCATCGTGCGCCGCGTCGAGGACAGCTACCAGCGGGGGGCGCTGGTCCTGGGACTGGTTTTACTGGCTGTGCTCCTGGGAGGGTTTAGGGGGAGCGCGGGGGAAACGAGTGCAGCCAGACTGGAGGGACTGGAGCAGAGGGTGGCTGAACTGAACAGGAAAGTCAACAGCCAGAGCAAAAGAATCAGAAAGGAAGAGAATtaa
- the LOC121302283 gene encoding LOW QUALITY PROTEIN: pre-mRNA-processing factor 19-like (The sequence of the model RefSeq protein was modified relative to this genomic sequence to represent the inferred CDS: deleted 1 base in 1 codon): MALVCAISNEVPEHPCVSPVSNQVFERRLIEKYIAENGTDPTNGQPLSEEQLIDIKGSDDIITDAVMLHSVCVLMPLSSLLCVQDAVMLHSFTLRQQLQTARQELSHALYQHDAACRVIARLTKEVTAAREALATLKPQAGLAVPQTVPTSQPTAVGAGEPMEMGEQVGMTPDIIQKLQDKATVLTTERKKRGKTVPEELVRSEDLSKYRQVASHAGIHSASIPGILALDLCPSDTSKVLTGGADKNVVVFDKNAEHIIATLKGHSKRVTSVVYHPSQSVVFSASPDATIRIWSVPSQSCVQVVRAHEGPVTGLSLHATGDYLLSASEDQYWAFSDVQTGRIGLVTKVTDETAGCALTCAQFHPDGLIFGTGTLDSQIKIWDLKERTNVANFPGHSGPITTIAFSENGYYLATTADDSSVKLWDLRKLKNFKTIQLDDNYEVKSLIFDQSGTYLAIGGTDIRIYMCKQWSEVLSFTEHGGVVTGVAFGQHAQFLTSTGMDRSLRFYSL, from the exons ATGGCTCTGGTCTGTGCGA TCTCCAATGAGGTTCCGGAACACCCCTGCGTGTCGCCGGTGTCCAATCAGGTGTTTGAGCGGCGCTTGATTGAGAAATACATCGCGGAGAACGGGACCGACCCGACCAACGGACAGCCACTGTCTGAGGAGCAGCTGATAGACATCAAAGGTAGTGATGACATCatcact gATGCAGTGATgctccacagtgtgtgtgtattgatgcctctctcctctctcctctgtgttcAGGATGCAGTGATGCTCCACAGCTTCACTCTTCGACAGCAGCTGCAGACGGCTCGTCAGGAGCTCTCTCACGCCCTCTACCAGCACGACGCGGCCTGCAGGGTCATCGCCCGGCTCACCAAGGAGGTCACCGCCGCCAGAGAGG ctTTGGCGACGCTGAAGCCTCAAGCTGGATTGGCTGTCCCTCAGACAGTCCCCACCTCCCAGCCCACTGCTGTG GGTGCCGGCGAGCCGATGGAAATGGGGGAGCAGGTCGGCATGACCCCGGATATCATTCAGAAG CTTCAAGACAAGGCCACTGTGCTTACCACCGAGCGAAAGAAg agagggAAGACAGTTCCAGAAGAGCTGGTTCGCTCGGAGGATCTCAGTAAATACAGACAGGTCGCTTCACATGCG gGTATCCATAGCGCCAGTATCCCAGGAATCCTTGCGCTTGACCTTTGCCCCTCGGACACCAGCAAAGTTCTCACAG GAGGTGCTGATAAGAATGTGGTCGTGTTTGATAAGAATGCTGAGCACATCATTGCCACGCTGAAGGGCCACTCCAAGAGAGTCACCAGCGTGGTGTACCACCCCTCCCAG tCGGTGGTGTTCTCTGCCTCTCCCGACGCCACGATTCGGATCTGGTCGGTTCCATCCCAGTCCTGTGTTCAGGTGGTTCGGGCTCACGAGGGCCCGGTGACAGGGCTGAGTCTTCACGCCACAGGGGACTACCTGCTGAGCGCCTCCGAGGACCAG tatTGGGCTTTCTCTGATGTGCAGACCGGACGAATT GGTTTAGTGACTAAGGTCACTGATGAAACCGCTGGCTGTG CGCTGACCTGTGCCCAGTTCCACCCCGACGGTCTCATCTTTGGAACTGGAACCCTGGACTCGCAGATTAAGATCTGGGACTTGAAG GAGCGCACGAACGTGGCGAACTTCCCCGGCCACTCGGGTCCCATCACCACCATCGCCTTCTCTGAGAACGGATACTACCTGGCAACCACAGCGGACGACTCCTCCGTCAAACTGTGGGATCTGAGGAAGCTCAAGAACTTCAAGACCATCCAGCTGGACGACAACTACGAg GTGAAATCTCTCATCTTTGATCAGAGCGGCACCTACCTGGCTATTGGGGGAACAGACATCCGAATTTACATGTGCAAGCAGTGGTCTGAGGTGCTGAGTTTCACAG AGCACGGGGGGGTCGTCACTGGGGTGGCGTTCGGCCAGCACGCCCAGTTCCTCACCTCCACTGGGATGGATCGAAGTCTCCGGTTTTACAGCCTGTGA